From the genome of Aerococcus sanguinicola:
ATCGGCAGCTTTCGACCGTCTAAGTCTTCAAGAGCATAGCCGCTTTCTTGATATTGTGTCATCCGCAGCTCATACTCTCTGACTACATTTACAAAAATAGTAATCAAGATGTTATATTCGGGTTTGTAAACTCCTAACGATTTCATATCGCTGACAACTCTTTGCTTTATCGCATCAATTTCTTGTTCCAATTCAACCTGGGTATCATCAGTACTAAGCTTTAGTGGCTGTTTGGATAAAAAATAATCGTCATCTAGGTCAAATTCTTCAACGATTTTAGAAAGTAGCGCCGTGCTAGGGTTTTTACGACCATTTTCAATCTCTGATAAGTAGTTTTGACTGATATTTATTCGTTCAGAAAACTGTTTTTGAGTCATTTTAAGGTAATTTCTCAATTCTTTAATCTTTAACCCTATCAAAATACCACCTCCTATGAATATCGCTAAATAAACTGCCGAGTCTCCGGAGAGGGAAGAGTCCCTACTCCTCGGTCTCCCGTGGCCGGCCCAAAAATCCGGACTTAGGGGGGCCTATCAAAGAATTTTTCGAACTCTTTTCGCCTTTTTTGTTGCCAATACAGCCCTCTGCCAATAATTTTGTCCGTTTTCCTATCGT
Proteins encoded in this window:
- a CDS encoding helix-turn-helix domain-containing protein, with translation MIGLKIKELRNYLKMTQKQFSERINISQNYLSEIENGRKNPSTALLSKIVEEFDLDDDYFLSKQPLKLSTDDTQVELEQEIDAIKQRVVSDMKSLGVYKPEYNILITIFVNVVREYELRMTQYQESGYALEDLDGRKLPITKQLETLRKDIITYSDRLCLNPKTYQSLNLPNEKSGSKLAEVLSSIGG